The DNA region TCCCTGCCCTCCCTCTCCGGTAATATCAGGATATGCAATTGGCAGAGTTTCCATCTTTAAACTGCTTGGAGTCCAAATTTTTTCAGATCTTTCATGGGATGCTCACGTTAAGTACATGATTTGGAAGGTGCGTCCTAGAATACACTATCTCTGTGTTGCTAAAAACGCTGGTCTCCCTAGTGATGTTTTAATGAAAGTATATCTGACATTTATACAGCCAGTCCTTGAGTACGCTAGCCCGGTATGGGGTGGACTACCTAAAGGTCTCTCTGATGAGCTAGAGAGGGTCCAAAAACGTTGCTGCCGGATAATAGGTGTTCCAACTTCTACTGTCCCATTACTGAGTGAGAGGCGCGACATGGCCACTATACATACTTTTACAAAACTACTCAAGGACAGTTCATCACCACTGCATTGTTTCCTGTCTATGGCTCCAAAACCTACTTACCTACTACGGTAGCATAGGGAGTTTGTTGTGCCCAGGAGTAAATCAAAAAGACATGAACTTTCTTTTATTCCACGTGCTCTTAAActgatttataaataatttaaaggttGTTTTGTTTTTCGTATGAAGCCTGATGTATTCCattgtttttttccctttttttgtgTATCTGTTTTACTCTACCTGGTTGGTTggtttattatatgttttttttgttttgtttttttaaatttatttcaattCGGTATATAAGGTTGTTTTGAGTATGTGTTCTGTTTGATACATTTCAGGGATTTGTAATTCAATATCCTGCCTTGTCAAActctaaataaaactaaactcaAGTGATCAAatcacaaagacatttataatttcaaataaatgcagtttacttTCCATTCATTGAAAGAATTCCAAAACAAAATGTCAACAACTATTTCCAAAACTGACAATAAGTAGTACTTCTTGAGCagcgaatgatttctgaaagatcatgtgacactgcagactggaggtaatgatgctgaaaactcattCCCCACTGTGAATGGGTAACAAATATCTTTCTGGATACTTTAGATCGGTCGTGTGGGCCCGGTGTCTCACCTGGCTACCCGTTGCCAGCAATACTGCTCAGAAagttgccctgtgtatcatcTGCCTTACTCTGAAAACATCTGTCAATTCTAATACAGAAGCTGTATGAAGATGTGCACAGACTCCTCTGACTGTTCAGGCTCTAAATACCTGGTTGGCATCAGGTGGTTGTAGTTGAACACCTTCACGAAGGCCTTGATCTTGGACCTCTTGGCAATCTTCTTCTTGCCCATGGTTGTGGTGACTTTCCGAGGGTAGCGGTCGATGCCTGCGACCAGAGCGTGGCTGTAAGGACGGTCCGAGGTGCCATCATCAATGTTctgaagagagagaggaagagagcacAACaatgtcagcacacacacacacccgactCACATTACACCGTGAAATACTGAAGATACCTTGACGATCACAGCTTTGCGTCCGGCGTAGCGTCCAGCCAGGACCATCACCACCTTACCAGGCTTCATAAACTTGCCCATGtctgaaaaacattaattattttatgacatgTGGACTGCACATCTCCAGCACAGATCTGAAATGTAAGCTGCATCTTCTGGGCAACACGTTTATAAAACAAAATCGGTCTTTACATAGCATTGTGCTAAATGATGAATACACGGCTGTATGGAGACGATCACGGAGTAACAAATAAACTTTATTTGATCTGGTTCACATATCGTTTCTTGCACAggtgtaatattaataataatacacgtAGTCGCTCGTGGACAGGGACAGGAAGACGATCCTGTCTGAAACAGGGAGAGACGCAGGGAACTCTAAACCTATCATCTTCTCATGCACACGGAGTATTCACACGATAAACACTTTCAGAGCTCGACAGGGATACTCGCTCTATAAGCAGCGTGAAAGGAAGCCCACAGGTTTTATTTCTTTATCGATGTTCACGGATTGTTTTCTCGTGTCTGACACTTACTGATGGTGTTCTATGGCCGACGAGATCGGGAAAGGAAGTAGAACGGGCGAGCGTGACCCTTGACACTGACGGCGAGTGACGTACTTCCGTCGATTTGTTCTACGGAGTGTACGCCGACACTGGCTTCTTTCCTTGGcctatgtttttatacagtctatggttttttcacattttttatttcctAAGCAAGTGTTCAATATCTataaatatctctctctctctctctctctctctctctctctctatatatatataaaatgtctcTTCATCTCCCTGCTCTTGtacattttatacaaaaaagTAAGCAACAGTAACGTTACGTGTAAATAAGGTGTTGATTTAATATGTTCAAAGAAAAAAACTTAATAAAGCGTAAATGTCATCATTATTTTCAGGAAACTTTAATTATTGTTTGAATGTAAATGTGTTTCTGTACCCATttgattctaaaaaaaaaaaaaactcgcgTTTATGATAGTGTATtggctatttaaaataataataataaaaaaatacgcTTAGTGTACTTTTATTAATTTCTTgtcattttattctattttaattatatatttcttcatttatttagtGTTCTGCATCTTGCTTACTCAATTCAAATTCAGAAATTCAATTAGAATTCTTGTGATTATAATTCTAAATccttaatttcacattcaatttaCAGTTCTAGTTTTCAGAAATtcaaaaattgaaattaaattgaaTAGAAGACAAATCTCAGTTAAATTCTGACTAACATGAGATTGAATAAAAACTTACAACTATATCCACAATTACTACTATTAATAtaaactcaaatgtcattgtctATAAAAGAGAGCTGAagagaacagagaaaaaaaaagtaaatgtgacTGCATCAGATTCATAGagcattcaaaatatttaatccATGAAATCACTGAAAAGAGACCACAACATCCAAAAATGATGGCACAAATTTTATAAAAGGGAATGTAATTGAAACAGATTTGAAATCACTAGTGAAATAATTGATAGTCTATTTCTTTCTAAGAAGAGGTACAAAGACaataatacatttcttaaatagATTTGATGgaacacaacaaacaaacagacaacaaAATAAGCCCAAGCATGTATTCAAACTgatatattactataaaaaaaaggaaaaaaaggaaagcaTGCGGTGGGGGAGACTACATTAAATAAGGGGTAGCTGAGCAGCCATAAGAAATGCATCACAACCATTCCTCCATATTCTAATGGTGCAGAGAAATACACTGATTACAGAATCCATTTCCATGATGTGGGGTAACAAACAGTCTCTTCTTACTTGATGAACGTATCAGTGAATCAGTATTCAGAGTGGTTTAAGGAACCTGGAATCAGATCAGCTACAGTAGCACGATACAATCCCAAGGATTGTACATTCAATATTTCAGAACAATAAACAAGGATTGACAAAGCACAGAAACAGCAGGTTTTCAAGCAGAGCCTCTAAACGCTGGCATCTCAAAACAGGCCATAAATAATTCAGTTAGATCCAATGCACAGCATATCTGACGCATATTCAGCAAATGACCTCATTTCATTCAGTTCACATGCTGTTCATGTCCTCCGGTAATGGCGAGCAGGCAGCACCACCACAAGATGCAGTTTTCTACAATCATTTTTAAGGTGTCACCTGGCTGGAATGGCCAGGCTGTGGAAAGGAGTTAAGGAGAGAGAAGTGGTTTTCCAGTGATTTACAAACACCAATGAACATCTCTTTGTTTGTTCAGAATGACCTGAGTGTGTTGCTTGACCTAAGAAAGCATTACGAACACAGAGCTGCAATAAAGCAGTGATATGCGCTATGCCACTGTTTGAAATGCAATGACCCTTAATAATGCAACTGTAAtccaatatttaattaaaacatccTATGATTTGTCTGTGaaccactgtaaaataatgtagtACAAGCTCAGAAAATGAGGGCATTTGGCTACATAAATTTAGAACCCAAAAAAAAATTAGTCACTATTttgtcacggtgtgtgtgtgtgtgtatggaaaaTGTTATATAGATACTGTAGTGCATCTCAAACATTTGCAATGGCCCTTGAAAAGACTTCAAGTAATAACTCATTCTTCTACATTGTGGCTGATTTTGGTAAAAGCTTAGCATAACAAATCCATTCAAAGGTAATGTAGAGGTGTTTACACGCTCAGGGTCACTAAACGGAGCACATTTCCTTTGTGTTGTGACCCATGCAGCATATTAAAACCTGCcttcatcatcatcctcttcAGTTTAGAGACAAGAGGGATTAGACCCAACAGCAACATACCAAACGAAGTCTCAAGAAAGTGCACGAGTTGCTTCATTTCCAATTTTTAATTCCAGTGTACTTGTTGATCTGGGAGCATCTTTTAAATTGATtgaaattcattttatatataatgttgttAGTGTTATTTCTATTAGTGTAAAtagtgttatttttaatatttttttttaagattatgagGGTTGGGATGGTTATCCCTTTTTCCTCAACCCAACAAAattcccatttatttattttgcttagaATGCATCTTTGATATTTTTAAGCTGCCTGACAGCCAGATCTACAGGAAGGATGAATTTGAGATGGCTGAGGCGGCCCAAGATACGCAGGGCACCTTCGAAGCCCGTCTGGGCCATGTAGCTCCAGGGCTGGTAGTGTGAGTGGATGAGTGTCCCAGACTTGCACAGCAGGTTAAGCCAGGACACAAGCCTCTGTTCATTGAGCGCCATGCACACCAAGGCCTTAAACTCAGAGTCTGCGCTGCGCTTGAATCGCCCATGCTCTTTAAGAACCATATGGATGGCCCATAACAGAGACTGCTTGGGTGTGACCGTCACAGGACCGCCCCCTACAGGTAAACTGAAGGACTGAGAGAGCTGGCGGGCGGGCGATTCCACAAACGCCTGGCCATTTTTGGAATGATAGTACTTGACGAAAAGTTCCCAGGGATGCAGGCTCTCGGGAGAAGAGCTGAAGGGCAACAGGCAGGAAATGGGGGCGAGGACCAGACTCATGCCTTGAGAAGGAGCGTACAGTCCGTGGGCCAGTAGGTCCCGGAGCGCCAAGGCCAGTTCTTTACGCACAGAAGCGGTGAGTTCGTCCCGAGGTCCTCCAGGCGTCAGACAGGCAGAGTAGCTGACCACGTGTTCGTCCTGAGAGCTGGGCTGCTGGCGGGAGGCTTGCAGGCGTACACGCTCCACGGCTCCTTCGAGTTTCTGCAGCAGGGGGCCGTAATCTTGAGCCTCGCCACCCTGAGACCACATGTTCTGGGGTACGTGACCCGCGGCACATCCGAACTGACTCAGAGCAAAGATCTGCAGCACCGCTAAGGCTCTCTGGATCAGCTGAAGCCCGGTTTCCCGCATCCTCTGGGCCTGTTCGGGATCCACTTTGGACAGAGAGAAGGGAGTTAAAGTTACACATCCGAGCtgtaaaatcaaatgtaaaagtATTATGAAGTGAAGTATAATTACCTCGCTTCATCCCTCCAGTGGCTCCAGTGTTTGGTCCGGCAGCACGGGCCTGTTGGCTCTTCACACCATCATTTAACAGAGGGTTCCCCACTTCATCTGAGAGGAGCAAGATCAGGATGGTAATCTAGTTGTATTTATATTGCTCGTTTccagagcaccaaatcagcatttaagAATGTTTTCTGAGCCAAAAAGGATTAATATTCAGAAAATATTCTTGAACACAAACTTGAACTGAACTGGCTCAACAATTGAGTCGTTTCATATTAGATGAACTTTGCAACACTGACACTGTTATTAAACTGAACTGATTCAACACTGAAGCTGAATTAAGTTagataatgacactattgtctgcAGCAGAGCCACTTCATAGCTGAAACTTCATTTGGTTCATAATTGATGAACATAAAcagttatttttctgtttattgcTGTGAAACTGCTTCGAAACATTCTGTATTACAAGACTTGCTTAAAAAGTAGTGCTgcaattcagctttgacattttaagattttttttagtaattgtaattgtaattactGTAATTGAGATTGACCTCCTCACCCTGTATGAAGTTAATGAACATCTCCAGGTCTCTGATCTGGGTCTTGAGCTGCTCCACCAGCTGCTCTTTGACTCGAGCCGGGTTGACTATCTGAGCTATAGCCGCGTCCACTCTCTGTCGCAGCTCCTCTGGAGTGAGGTTCCCAATGTCTTCATTCAGATTCACATCCAGTTTCTTAATCAGCTCATCAATGATCACCTACAGCATTGAGGTGGACAGACACTAAATCAAATGCCCAAACAATGGTTTTAAGGGGAATTACTTCGACCGATTCATCTTCAAATGTCTTTCAGAATGATGTCAACAGCATGAAAGTGTATTATCAGATGTACCTTCTGTCTCTCCATGACCACAGACTGAGGCAGGGAGTCATAGCTGCCCTCCTGGTAGGCAAAGCGCTCCAGGTCGTCAAGCTGAGTCTTCAGCTGGAGAATCAGCTCCTTCTGCTTCTTTCTCTGAGCTTCCAAGCGTTCCCTCTTCTCTCTTTCACTCTGCAtattataaaaacacaaacacagagtcAAAGAAGCTTTAAAAACCTTAAGCCAAGCTTAAAAAATCCACAGTGTTTACATTGCAGCTAGCTGAACATTTTTGCATATGCTCTGGTGAAGGATAATGAGATTTTAATTAGTTTGCTCCATTTGGTTTAGCTTTGCTTATCCAGAAATGCAAAGCCATTCAGAATGGctatacacacacaacacagttATAGTTTAACTACAGTCCTGTTAAGCTTGTACGTTTGAGCCTCTGGGGAACAAAAATGTAACTgattaatataaaaaagaaaaagagactgAACAA from Carassius carassius chromosome 1, fCarCar2.1, whole genome shotgun sequence includes:
- the LOC132144967 gene encoding RUN domain-containing protein 1-like isoform X1, whose translation is MSTEDLSTSDSEAAFAGAGERWAPVGAVASPEDEQWKRGTRAGSVSSSDADLVSRLRKLENEQEQLNSSLLALTSHFAQVQFRLKQIVHAQSDEKERMLLELEEFAFKGCPHVIGCRAQDAQMLENTVSSSEREKRERLEAQRKKQKELILQLKTQLDDLERFAYQEGSYDSLPQSVVMERQKVIIDELIKKLDVNLNEDIGNLTPEELRQRVDAAIAQIVNPARVKEQLVEQLKTQIRDLEMFINFIQDEVGNPLLNDGVKSQQARAAGPNTGATGGMKRVDPEQAQRMRETGLQLIQRALAVLQIFALSQFGCAAGHVPQNMWSQGGEAQDYGPLLQKLEGAVERVRLQASRQQPSSQDEHVVSYSACLTPGGPRDELTASVRKELALALRDLLAHGLYAPSQGMSLVLAPISCLLPFSSSPESLHPWELFVKYYHSKNGQAFVESPARQLSQSFSLPVGGGPVTVTPKQSLLWAIHMVLKEHGRFKRSADSEFKALVCMALNEQRLVSWLNLLCKSGTLIHSHYQPWSYMAQTGFEGALRILGRLSHLKFILPVDLAVRQLKNIKDAF
- the LOC132144957 gene encoding large ribosomal subunit protein eL27; the encoded protein is MGKFMKPGKVVMVLAGRYAGRKAVIVKNIDDGTSDRPYSHALVAGIDRYPRKVTTTMGKKKIAKRSKIKAFVKVFNYNHLMPTRYSVDIPLDKTVVNKDVFRDPALKRKARREAKVKFEERYKTGKNKWFFQKLRF
- the LOC132144967 gene encoding RUN domain-containing protein 1-like isoform X2; amino-acid sequence: MSTEDLSTSDSEAAFAGAGERWAPVGAVASPEDEQWKRGTRAGSVSSSDADLVSRLRKLENEQEQLNSSLLALTSHFAQVQFRLKQIVHAQSDEKERMLLELEEFAFKGCPHVIGCRAQDAQMLENTSEREKRERLEAQRKKQKELILQLKTQLDDLERFAYQEGSYDSLPQSVVMERQKVIIDELIKKLDVNLNEDIGNLTPEELRQRVDAAIAQIVNPARVKEQLVEQLKTQIRDLEMFINFIQDEVGNPLLNDGVKSQQARAAGPNTGATGGMKRVDPEQAQRMRETGLQLIQRALAVLQIFALSQFGCAAGHVPQNMWSQGGEAQDYGPLLQKLEGAVERVRLQASRQQPSSQDEHVVSYSACLTPGGPRDELTASVRKELALALRDLLAHGLYAPSQGMSLVLAPISCLLPFSSSPESLHPWELFVKYYHSKNGQAFVESPARQLSQSFSLPVGGGPVTVTPKQSLLWAIHMVLKEHGRFKRSADSEFKALVCMALNEQRLVSWLNLLCKSGTLIHSHYQPWSYMAQTGFEGALRILGRLSHLKFILPVDLAVRQLKNIKDAF